A genome region from Rhinopithecus roxellana isolate Shanxi Qingling chromosome 10, ASM756505v1, whole genome shotgun sequence includes the following:
- the TMBIM6 gene encoding bax inhibitor 1, with product MNIFDRKINFDALFKFSHITPSTQQHLKKVYASFALCMFVAAAGSYVHVVTHFIQAGLLSALGSLILMIWLMATPHSHETEQKRLGLLAGFAFLTGVGLGPALEFCIAVNPSILPTAFMGTAMIFTCFTLSALYARRRSYLFLGGILMSALSLLLLSSVGNVFFGSIWLFQANLYVGLVVMCGFVLFDTQLIIEKAENGDQDYIWHCIDLFLDFVTLFRKLMMILAMNEKDKKKEKK from the exons ATGAACATATTTGATCGAAAGATCAACTTTGATgcgctttttaaattttctcatat AACCCCCTCAACGCAGCAGCACCTGAAGAAGGTCTATGCAAGTTTTGCCCTTTGTATGTTTGTGGCGGCTGCAGGGTCCTATGTCCATGTGGTCACTCATTTCATTCAG GCTGGCCTGCTGTCTGCCTTGGGCTCCCTGATACTGATGATTTGGCTGATGGCAACACCTCATAGCCATGAAACTGAGCAGAAAAGACTGGGACTTCTTGCTGGATTTGCTTTCCTTACAG gaGTTGGCCTGGGCCCTGCCCTGGAATTTTGTATTGCTGTCAACCCCAG CATCCTTCCCACTGCTTTCATGGGCACAGCAATGATCTTCACCTGCTTCACCCTCAGTGCACTCTATGCCAGGCGCCGTAGCTACCTCTTTCTGGGAG GTATCTTGATGTCAGCCCTGAGCCTGTTGCTTTTGTCTTCCGTGGGGAATGTTTTCTTTGGATCCATTTGGCTTTTCCAG GCAAACCTGTATGTGGGACTGGTGGTCATGTGtggctttgtcctttttgatacTCAACTCATTATTGAAAAGGCCGAAAATGGAGATCAAGATTATATCTG GCACTGCATTGATCTCTTCTTAGATTTTGTTACTCTCTTCAGAAAACTCATGATGATCCTGGCCATGAATGAAAAG gataagaagaaagagaagaaatga
- the LOC104679739 gene encoding 60S ribosomal protein L27a-like has protein sequence MPSRLRKTRKLRGYVSHGHGRIGKHRKHPGGRGNAGGLHHHRINFDKYHPGYFGKVGMRHYHLKRNQSFCPTVNLDKLWTLVSEQTLVNAAKNKTGAAPIIDVVQSGYYKVLGKGELPKQPVIVKAKFFSRRAEEKIKGVGGPVSWWLEATWREID, from the coding sequence ATGCCATCCAGACTGAGGAAGACCCGGAAACTTCGGGGCTACGTGAGCCACGGCCATGGCCGCATAGGCAAGCACCGGAAGCACCCCGGAGGCCGCGGTAATGCTGGTGGTCTGCATCACCACCGGATCAACTTCGACAAATACCACCCAGGCTACTTTGGGAAAGTTGGTATGAGGCATTACCACTTAAAGAGGAACCAGAGCTTCTGCCCAACTGTCAACCTTGACAAATTGTGGACTTTGGTCAGTGAGCAGACACTGGTGAATGCTGCTAAAAACAAGACTGGGGCTGCTCCCATCATTGATGTGGTGCAATCGGGCTACTACAAAGTTCTGGGGAAAGGAGAGCTCCCAAAGCAGCCTGTCATCGTGAAGGCCAAATTCTTCAGCAGAAGAGCTGAGGAGAAGATTAAGGGTGTTGGGGGGCCTGTGTCCTGGTGGCTTGAGGCCACATGGAGGGAGATTGATTAA